One Plasmodium coatneyi strain Hackeri chromosome 14, complete sequence genomic window carries:
- a CDS encoding KIR protein, giving the protein MQFYRTYKKLRDHKDLCNGDNNNLPPEIEEALADVHRKEEYTKMFKERWCYASKGSAGEEVSLSQEQRCGFLYYWIGNIFHDIFNKDESFWNFMNKIRGELNKLSTAEMQCDIVCSHINKSDFQYDREVYDFLQDYRTINEKSGKSEYVCSKELSHYLDTAALAYNQMNGQCKNGSIKSTYCSKFNSDYKDLILRELRNSKCTPKHAQGILHDAEGPVSATVAIPSVLTVIGLPSILFLLYKYTSLPSWFHNQFGRGSSKIRKRRSDEGQILMTEKEKNNNHNEANKGNKEILVTIT; this is encoded by the exons ATGCAATTTTACAGAA CATACAAAAAACTTAGAGATCACAAGGACCTCTGTAACGGTGATAATAATAACTTGCCTCCAGAAATAGAGGAAGCATTGGCGGATGTTcataggaaggaagaatatactAAAATGTTTAAGGAAAGATGGTGTTACGCAAGTAAAGGAAGTGCAGGAGAGGAGGTGTCTTTATCCCAAGAACAACGTTGTggtttcttatattattggatagggaaTATATTCCATGACATTTTCAACAAGGATGAATCATTTTGGAATTTTATGAATAAGATACGCGGTGAATTGAACAAATTGTCTACTGCTGAGATGCAGTGTGACATTGTGTGCAGCCACATTAACAAGAGCGATTTCCAATATGATAGGGAAGTATATGATTTCCTCCAGGACTATAGAACTATAAATGAGAAGTCAGGGAAGAGTGAATATGTCTGTAGTAAAGAATTGAGCCATTACCTGGACACAGCTGCATTGGCATATAACCAGATGAATGGGCAATGTAAGAATGGAAGCATTAAATCTACATATTGTAGTAAATTCAACAGCGACTATAAAGATCTCATTCTTAGAGAACTCCGAAATTCAAAATGTACACCGAAGCATGCACAGGGAATCTTACATGATGCAGAAGGTCCAGTATCTGCAACCGTTGCCATACCTTCCGTCCTTACCGTAATTGgacttccttccatccttttcctattatataaa tatacttccctaccttcttggttcCATAACCAATTTGGAAGAGGGAGCagtaaaataaggaagagaagatcC GACGAAGGGCAAATATTAAtgacagaaaaggaaaagaacaacaaccacaacgAAGCCAACAAAGGCAACAAAGAAATATTGGTTACCATAACATGA